A window of the Scandinavium goeteborgense genome harbors these coding sequences:
- a CDS encoding transcriptional regulator, with translation MLQPVQLFKLLADETRSTIVMLLRESGEMCVCDICAATAESQPKISRHMALLREAELVIDRREGKWVHYRLSPHMPAWAAGIIDTAWNCERENIRNKLSSVASASC, from the coding sequence ATGCTACAGCCTGTTCAGCTTTTTAAACTGCTCGCCGATGAAACCCGTTCGACTATCGTGATGCTACTCAGGGAGTCCGGTGAGATGTGCGTCTGTGACATCTGTGCGGCAACCGCAGAATCTCAGCCAAAAATCTCACGACATATGGCGCTGTTACGCGAAGCAGAACTGGTCATCGACCGCCGCGAAGGAAAATGGGTGCATTACCGACTGTCGCCACACATGCCTGCATGGGCTGCGGGTATTATTGATACCGCCTGGAACTGTGAACGAGAAAACATACGCAACAAGCTTAGTAGCGTTGCATCTGCCTCCTGCTGA
- a CDS encoding NADH-dependent flavin oxidoreductase has translation MAPMTTWAGNDDGTVSHEEEAYYRRRVQDIGLVITGCTHVQENGIGFTGEFAAYDDKFIPGLKRLAIAAKSGGAPAILQIFHAGVKTSPELVSDIVAASAIPGDAGPFAPSVTPRELTCTEVETVIQHFGEATRRAIEAGFDGVELHGAHGFLLQNFFSPHSNRREDQWGGSLKNRMRFPLSVIESVRKTIAEHATNPFLMGYRISLDEHYEDGLRIDESLKLVDRLVDEGIDYLHVSLGNVLEARPVDAPNGPKAIEIARDHLAGRIPLIVAGQLRTPEQAEDAVKAGVSLTAVGQGMVMNPDWVKFADGKAEGKIALNIAASDVEQLAIPQKLWRVIEETTGWFNIR, from the coding sequence ATGGCCCCGATGACGACCTGGGCTGGTAATGATGACGGCACGGTATCTCATGAGGAAGAAGCATATTATCGTCGACGCGTTCAGGACATCGGGCTGGTCATTACTGGCTGTACACATGTTCAGGAAAACGGCATTGGGTTTACGGGAGAGTTTGCTGCGTATGACGACAAATTTATTCCCGGTTTGAAGCGTCTGGCTATTGCTGCAAAAAGCGGTGGAGCACCGGCAATCTTACAAATATTCCATGCAGGTGTGAAAACCAGCCCTGAACTGGTTTCGGATATTGTAGCTGCAAGCGCTATTCCCGGTGACGCCGGTCCTTTCGCACCGTCCGTTACCCCTCGTGAACTGACATGCACTGAAGTCGAAACTGTTATTCAGCATTTCGGGGAAGCAACTCGCCGTGCAATAGAAGCAGGATTTGATGGTGTTGAGTTACATGGTGCTCATGGCTTTTTACTTCAGAACTTTTTCTCACCTCATTCCAACCGTAGAGAGGATCAATGGGGCGGCTCTCTTAAAAACCGTATGCGTTTCCCACTCAGCGTCATTGAGAGTGTGCGTAAAACGATTGCTGAGCATGCAACCAATCCCTTCCTGATGGGATACCGCATTTCACTGGATGAGCATTACGAAGATGGGTTGCGCATTGATGAGTCGCTTAAGCTGGTTGACCGCCTGGTCGATGAAGGTATTGATTATCTTCATGTATCACTCGGTAATGTACTTGAAGCCAGACCCGTTGATGCACCGAATGGCCCGAAAGCCATTGAAATCGCGCGCGATCATCTGGCTGGACGTATACCTCTTATTGTTGCCGGACAGTTGCGAACACCAGAGCAAGCCGAGGATGCTGTTAAAGCAGGGGTATCTTTGACTGCCGTAGGTCAGGGTATGGTGATGAACCCAGACTGGGTTAAGTTTGCAGATGGCAAAGCTGAAGGAAAAATTGCTCTCAATATTGCTGCATCAGACGTAGAGCAACTTGCTATACCCCAGAAACTCTGGCGCGTAATTGAAGAGACCACTGGCTGGTTTAACATCCGTTAA
- a CDS encoding LysR family transcriptional regulator, giving the protein MRRKNINDYQAFIAVAREKSFTKAATQLGVSQSALSYTVRTLEADLGLRLLTRTTRSVSATEAGERLLSRIGPHFDEIESEIAALSGLREKPAGTVRITAVEHAADTILWPKLAPVMLEYPDINIEIISEYGLKDIVAERYDAGVRLGEQVDMDMISLPLTRDFRFAVVGAPSYFMGKIYPETPRDLNDHSCIKLRLPTHGGFYTWEFRKDETEIKVRIDGRAIFSTINMMRQAALDGLGLAYLPLDTVENYLENGMLVQVLTDWCPPRPPYHLYYPSRLQHSPAFALVLKALRIP; this is encoded by the coding sequence ATGCGCCGTAAAAATATTAACGATTATCAAGCTTTTATCGCAGTAGCCCGGGAAAAAAGCTTCACAAAAGCGGCAACTCAGTTAGGTGTCTCACAGTCGGCGCTGAGCTACACGGTGAGGACTCTTGAAGCAGACCTTGGTCTTCGTCTTCTTACCCGTACCACACGTAGCGTTTCGGCGACAGAAGCTGGCGAGCGGTTACTTTCTCGTATAGGACCCCATTTTGACGAAATTGAAAGTGAGATTGCCGCGCTCAGCGGATTGCGAGAAAAACCAGCCGGTACTGTGCGTATTACTGCCGTTGAACATGCCGCTGATACAATTCTCTGGCCTAAACTCGCTCCTGTGATGCTCGAATATCCCGATATCAACATTGAAATTATCAGCGAGTACGGACTCAAGGATATTGTCGCTGAGCGTTATGATGCCGGAGTTCGGTTGGGCGAACAGGTGGATATGGATATGATTTCCCTGCCACTTACCAGGGACTTCCGTTTTGCAGTGGTCGGTGCGCCCTCTTATTTCATGGGGAAGATATATCCGGAAACACCACGTGATTTAAACGACCACAGCTGTATCAAATTACGCCTGCCCACTCATGGAGGATTCTATACCTGGGAGTTTCGCAAGGATGAGACTGAAATTAAGGTGCGAATTGATGGACGAGCGATTTTCAGCACAATAAATATGATGAGGCAGGCCGCCCTTGATGGGCTGGGGCTTGCTTATCTGCCGCTAGATACGGTGGAGAATTACCTTGAAAACGGGATGTTAGTCCAGGTGCTGACTGACTGGTGCCCACCGCGTCCCCCCTACCATCTTTACTACCCCAGCCGTTTGCAACATTCTCCGGCATTTGCACTTGTGCTCAAAGCACTCCGCATCCCATAA
- a CDS encoding pyridoxal phosphate-dependent decarboxylase family protein — MSDNNPILSGSAQSIAAYQDAIEQSSQAVIDWLKQPEMYQGKTVDQLRERIQLNFTPEGLGNQAAIARAVEYFLKDSLLVHHAQCVAHLHCPSLVISQAAEVLINATNQSMDSWDQSPSATIIEIKLIEWLREQVGYRGGDAGVFTSGGTQSNLMGLMLARDAFFARQGHSVQQHGLTGDLSKIKVFCSESAHFSVQKNMALMGLGYRSVTQVKTDAFSRMDLSDLKAKLAQAKANGEQVMAIVATAGTTDAGAIDPLVEITTLAAQENIWVHVDAAWGGALLLSEKYRHYLSGLECADSVTLDFHKQFFQTISCGAFLLKDARHYELMRYQAAYLNSDFDEEQGVPNLVSKSLQTTRRFDALKLWMGLEALGKKQYAEIIDNGVTLSQQVAEYVSAQLHLELVMQPQLASVLFRFRPESGDSAFVALLNQRIGDVLLASGSANVGVTEADGVTCLKMTLLNPTVCLEDVIVLLTSVKETAETLLNAEYR; from the coding sequence GTGTCTGATAACAATCCGATTCTGTCCGGTTCGGCGCAAAGTATCGCTGCCTATCAGGACGCTATTGAGCAGAGCAGCCAGGCGGTCATCGACTGGTTGAAGCAGCCCGAAATGTACCAGGGCAAAACCGTCGACCAGCTGCGCGAGCGCATCCAGTTGAACTTTACCCCTGAAGGCCTGGGCAACCAGGCTGCCATTGCCCGTGCTGTTGAGTATTTTCTCAAGGACAGCTTGTTAGTCCATCACGCACAATGTGTGGCGCATCTGCACTGTCCAAGCCTGGTGATTAGCCAGGCGGCAGAAGTGTTGATCAATGCCACTAACCAGAGCATGGACTCCTGGGATCAAAGTCCTTCCGCCACTATCATTGAGATTAAACTCATCGAGTGGCTGCGTGAGCAGGTGGGTTACCGCGGCGGTGACGCGGGCGTATTCACCAGTGGCGGCACCCAGAGCAACCTGATGGGGCTGATGTTGGCGCGTGACGCTTTCTTCGCCCGTCAGGGACACTCCGTTCAGCAGCACGGTTTAACCGGCGATCTGAGCAAAATCAAAGTTTTCTGCTCTGAAAGCGCGCATTTTTCCGTGCAAAAAAACATGGCGTTGATGGGGCTGGGCTATCGGTCTGTCACTCAAGTGAAAACCGACGCGTTCTCACGCATGGATCTTTCTGATCTGAAAGCCAAACTGGCGCAGGCGAAAGCCAACGGTGAACAGGTGATGGCGATTGTGGCCACTGCCGGTACGACGGATGCGGGTGCCATTGATCCGTTAGTTGAGATAACAACGCTCGCCGCCCAAGAAAATATTTGGGTTCACGTTGATGCCGCCTGGGGTGGCGCGCTGCTGCTTTCTGAGAAGTATCGCCACTATCTGAGCGGCCTGGAATGCGCAGACTCGGTGACCCTGGATTTCCACAAGCAGTTCTTCCAGACCATCAGCTGTGGGGCATTCCTGTTAAAAGACGCACGTCATTACGAGCTGATGCGTTATCAGGCGGCATATCTCAACTCTGATTTTGACGAAGAGCAGGGCGTGCCGAACCTCGTGTCAAAATCGTTGCAAACAACGCGTCGTTTCGATGCCCTGAAATTGTGGATGGGCCTTGAAGCGTTAGGTAAAAAGCAGTATGCCGAGATCATTGATAACGGTGTCACGCTGTCGCAGCAAGTGGCTGAATATGTTTCAGCACAGCTGCACCTGGAACTAGTCATGCAGCCACAGTTGGCAAGCGTATTGTTCCGGTTCCGTCCAGAAAGCGGCGATAGCGCATTTGTCGCATTGCTGAACCAGCGTATCGGTGATGTGCTGCTGGCATCCGGAAGCGCCAACGTTGGGGTAACGGAAGCGGACGGCGTAACGTGCCTGAAGATGACGCTGTTGAATCCAACCGTTTGTCTGGAGGATGTCATCGTCCTGCTGACAAGTGTGAAAGAGACGGCAGAGACATTACTCAATGCTGAGTACCGGTAG
- a CDS encoding diaminobutyrate--2-oxoglutarate transaminase codes for MMTDKVRIDTLSAHSLPQSNDTFLARQAEFESNVRSYPRKLPLAIAKAQGVWITDVENNQYLDCLAGAGTLALGHNHPDVLQSIQSVISSGLPLHTLDLTTPLKDEFSSYLLSLLPGQGQEYCLQFTGPSGADAVEAALKLAKKVTGRSGIISFSGAYHGMTHGALAVTGNLSPKEAVSNMMPEVQFMPYPHLYRCPLGIGGEAGVKALTYYFENLINDVESGVRKPAAVILEAVQGEGGVNPAPAEWLQRIRKVTQEHGILLIIDEVQAGFCRTGKQFAFEHAGIEPDIIVMSKAVGGGLPLAVLGIKKQFDAWAPGHHTGTFRGNQLAMATGLTTLKILKDDGIADKVAAQGEWLKGKLAELQQRYPVIGHVRGLGLMIGIEIVKPNEAQDHMGCYPADGELSALLQKKCFESGLILERGGRHGCVLRLLPSLLITNAELEIFLDKFENALLGAGLKPV; via the coding sequence ATGATGACGGATAAAGTCCGTATTGATACTTTAAGTGCTCATTCATTACCTCAAAGCAATGATACCTTCCTCGCAAGACAAGCCGAGTTTGAATCTAACGTCAGAAGCTATCCACGTAAACTGCCCTTGGCCATTGCCAAAGCGCAGGGCGTATGGATAACCGACGTTGAAAATAATCAATATCTTGATTGTCTGGCAGGCGCCGGAACCCTGGCGCTGGGTCATAATCATCCTGACGTGCTTCAAAGCATTCAAAGTGTCATCAGCAGTGGCTTACCGTTACATACGCTGGATTTGACCACCCCTCTAAAAGATGAATTTTCATCTTATTTACTCTCTTTATTACCGGGTCAGGGCCAAGAGTATTGCCTGCAATTCACCGGTCCATCTGGCGCTGATGCCGTAGAAGCAGCGCTCAAACTGGCAAAAAAAGTCACCGGACGATCAGGCATCATCAGTTTCTCCGGCGCCTACCACGGCATGACGCACGGCGCACTTGCCGTGACCGGCAACCTGTCGCCAAAAGAAGCCGTCAGCAACATGATGCCGGAAGTGCAGTTTATGCCTTATCCGCATCTGTATCGCTGCCCGCTGGGTATTGGCGGTGAGGCAGGCGTTAAAGCATTAACGTATTACTTCGAAAACTTGATCAATGATGTGGAAAGCGGCGTACGCAAACCTGCGGCAGTGATCCTAGAAGCAGTGCAGGGTGAGGGCGGTGTGAACCCGGCTCCGGCTGAGTGGCTGCAGCGCATCCGTAAAGTCACGCAGGAGCATGGCATTCTGCTGATCATCGACGAAGTTCAGGCTGGTTTCTGCCGCACCGGCAAACAGTTCGCCTTTGAACACGCCGGTATCGAGCCTGACATCATCGTGATGTCTAAAGCGGTCGGTGGCGGTTTGCCGTTAGCCGTACTGGGTATTAAAAAGCAGTTTGACGCATGGGCGCCAGGACACCATACCGGGACATTCCGCGGGAACCAGCTGGCGATGGCCACCGGCCTGACCACGCTTAAGATCCTCAAAGATGACGGCATTGCGGATAAAGTTGCCGCTCAGGGCGAGTGGCTGAAAGGCAAATTGGCTGAACTGCAACAACGTTATCCGGTTATCGGTCACGTACGCGGTCTGGGCCTGATGATCGGCATTGAAATCGTGAAGCCGAATGAAGCGCAGGATCACATGGGCTGCTACCCGGCGGATGGCGAGCTTTCTGCATTGCTGCAGAAAAAATGCTTTGAATCCGGTTTGATTCTGGAGCGCGGCGGCCGTCATGGTTGCGTCCTGCGCCTGCTGCCATCTCTGCTGATTACCAACGCTGAGCTGGAAATTTTCCTCGATAAATTTGAAAACGCCTTGCTGGGCGCTGGCCTCAAGCCAGTTTAA
- the lysC gene encoding lysine-sensitive aspartokinase 3, with amino-acid sequence MTRVYPQFVVAKFGGTSVADFDSMNRSAGIVLADDHVRLVVLSASAGVTNLLVELSEGLESHDRMDKIDTLRALQHNIISRLKSPSILGKEIDQLLENITRLAEMASTTPSSALSDDLVSHGELMSSLIFAEVLREREARAEWFDARKVIRTNNLFGCAEPHLSQIETLAEAHLRPRLEQAIVVTQGFIGSDENGQTTTLGRGGSDYTASLLGEALHAARVDIWTDVAGIYTTDPRIVTQAQRIDHISFSEASKMATFGAKVLHPATLLPAMRKNIPVFVGSSKNTAAGGTLVRRETENPPQYRAIAVRRKQTLLKLHSLHAQPAYAFFADIFAILAEHQVDVDLVTTSERGIAMALNGTGCTSGDDDTLTTTLLTALSSHCQVQIETGLALVTVIGNQLPGSQGVCRDAFMDSEAHCVRMIFHGASNDNLCFLLPENTADSAVIALHRRLFE; translated from the coding sequence ATGACACGCGTTTATCCACAATTCGTCGTTGCCAAATTTGGCGGTACCAGCGTTGCTGACTTCGACTCTATGAATCGCAGTGCCGGTATTGTTCTTGCAGATGACCACGTTCGTCTGGTCGTTCTATCTGCCTCCGCAGGGGTTACAAATCTATTAGTCGAACTTTCTGAAGGGCTGGAAAGTCATGATCGGATGGATAAAATTGATACCCTTCGTGCTCTCCAACACAACATTATTTCCCGTTTAAAATCGCCGTCGATCCTTGGCAAGGAAATCGACCAACTCCTTGAAAATATTACCCGCCTTGCAGAAATGGCATCGACAACGCCCTCCTCTGCACTGAGTGATGACCTGGTCAGCCATGGCGAGCTGATGTCTAGCCTTATTTTTGCTGAGGTGCTTCGTGAACGTGAAGCCAGGGCTGAGTGGTTTGATGCACGTAAAGTCATTCGAACAAATAACCTTTTCGGCTGTGCCGAACCCCATCTCAGCCAGATTGAAACGCTGGCCGAAGCCCATCTGCGCCCCCGCCTTGAACAGGCGATAGTTGTCACTCAGGGATTTATCGGCAGTGATGAAAATGGGCAGACGACGACGCTTGGCCGGGGCGGCAGCGACTACACCGCCTCCCTGCTTGGGGAAGCATTGCACGCCGCTCGGGTCGATATCTGGACAGATGTCGCCGGGATCTACACCACCGATCCGCGCATTGTGACGCAGGCCCAGCGTATCGACCATATCTCCTTTTCCGAAGCCAGCAAAATGGCCACTTTTGGTGCAAAAGTACTCCATCCAGCGACCCTGTTACCGGCTATGCGCAAAAATATTCCGGTCTTTGTCGGTTCAAGCAAAAATACCGCAGCCGGTGGAACGCTGGTTCGTCGCGAGACAGAAAATCCGCCGCAATACCGCGCCATTGCTGTTCGTCGCAAACAAACGCTGCTGAAATTACACAGCCTGCACGCGCAACCGGCCTATGCATTTTTTGCCGACATTTTTGCGATTCTGGCGGAGCATCAGGTTGATGTGGATCTGGTCACCACCAGCGAGCGCGGTATTGCAATGGCCCTGAATGGCACGGGTTGTACGTCAGGAGACGATGACACGTTAACCACCACGTTGCTGACCGCCCTCTCTTCTCATTGTCAGGTCCAGATTGAAACCGGGTTGGCATTGGTTACGGTGATTGGCAATCAACTCCCTGGTAGCCAGGGCGTATGCCGGGATGCCTTTATGGATTCAGAGGCGCATTGCGTTCGAATGATTTTCCATGGCGCATCCAACGATAATCTTTGTTTCCTGCTGCCGGAGAATACTGCCGACAGCGCTGTGATAGCGCTACACCGTCGATTATTCGAGTAA
- the licT gene encoding BglG family transcription antiterminator LicT, whose product MLVKQVLNNNVVSAVDEDGLEIILTGRGLGFNTRAGDSIERNAIDKIFRLEDSLISARFKDLVSEVPVDILQITADIISHARTMLTHKLSEGLYVTLADHLHFALQRQKNNEILPNLLEWEVRHFYKAEYAIGRQGLGIIVARTGILLPESEACSIALHVVNAGLNDAMGKTTQITRLIYQLQNIVKIFFNLSLDEHTLNYQRFITHLKFFAQRVIDGVVLNNDDEEFFALAQRRYQLTLKCVDAIDEFVRKNYHHPMSNSEKLYLTVHIENIVQHSTPDAVT is encoded by the coding sequence ATGCTGGTCAAGCAAGTATTAAATAATAATGTTGTCAGCGCTGTAGATGAAGATGGCCTGGAGATTATATTAACCGGTCGAGGACTAGGGTTTAATACTCGCGCTGGAGACAGTATCGAGCGTAATGCCATTGATAAAATATTCCGCCTGGAAGATTCCCTGATTTCGGCGCGTTTTAAAGATCTGGTCAGCGAAGTCCCTGTAGATATTTTACAGATAACAGCAGATATCATAAGCCATGCCCGCACGATGTTGACTCACAAACTCAGTGAAGGACTCTACGTAACGCTGGCCGATCATCTACACTTTGCGTTACAACGGCAAAAAAACAATGAAATATTGCCTAATCTGCTGGAATGGGAAGTCCGTCATTTTTATAAAGCGGAGTACGCTATTGGTCGCCAGGGTTTGGGGATTATTGTCGCACGCACCGGTATCCTGCTTCCTGAAAGTGAAGCCTGTAGCATTGCCCTGCACGTCGTGAATGCTGGCCTGAATGACGCCATGGGAAAAACCACGCAAATAACCCGGCTTATTTATCAGTTGCAGAACATAGTTAAGATCTTCTTTAACTTATCGCTCGATGAACATACTCTTAACTACCAGCGGTTTATTACCCATTTGAAGTTCTTTGCTCAACGGGTGATTGATGGGGTTGTCTTAAATAATGACGATGAGGAATTTTTCGCATTAGCGCAGAGGCGCTATCAACTCACGCTGAAATGTGTGGATGCGATAGATGAATTTGTCAGGAAAAATTATCACCACCCCATGAGTAACTCTGAAAAACTTTATCTCACAGTGCACATCGAAAACATTGTGCAGCACTCCACTCCTGATGCTGTGACGTAG